A single region of the Xenopus laevis strain J_2021 chromosome 4L, Xenopus_laevis_v10.1, whole genome shotgun sequence genome encodes:
- the aspn.L gene encoding asporin L homeolog (The RefSeq protein has 2 substitutions compared to this genomic sequence), which produces MKEYLLFYFLALCYAKPFILPPKYMALTDLMLKDMEDDDDDDDDNDDDDNSLFPFKKNLPVRPTPPPFDLFPSCPFGRQCYLKIVQCSDLGLTSIPNKIPYDTRLLDLQNNKIKEIKEKDLQGLTSLSALFLNNNKLYKVHPKAFQSTKKLRRLYLSHNQLTEIPSNLPKSLAEIRIHDNKVKKVQKEAFKGIHSLHVLEMSANPLESEGIEPGAFDGLTVFHIRIADAKLTSIPKDLPTSIYQLHLDHNKISGIELEDLLRYKELQRLGLGHNKIKDVENGSFASIPNVREIHLENNKLRRVPPGLADLKYLQVLFLHSNNIGKVDVNDFCPTGLKLKKSLYSGISLFKNPVKYWEVQPATFRCTLGRNSVHLGNFRK; this is translated from the exons ATGAAGGAATATTTGCTTTTCTATTTTCTGGCTTTGTGCTACGCTAAGCCATTTATTTTACCTCCAAAGTACATGGCACTGACTGACCTCATGTTAAAAGATATGGAAGATGACGACGATGACGACGAtgacaatgatgatgatgataattcaTTGTTTCCATTTAAAAAGAATCTACCATTTCGACCTACGCCCCCTCCATTTGATTTATTTCCATCATGTCCATTTGGATGTCAGTGTTACTTAAAAATTGTTCAGTGCTCTGACCTTG GTTTGACCTCCATaccaaataaaatcccatatgACACTCGACTATTAGACcttcaaaacaacaaaataaaggagatcaaagaaaaagatCTGCAAGGCCTCACATCTCTTTCT GCTTTGTTTCTCAACAACAATAAACTATACAAGGTGCATCCAAAGGCATTCCAGTCTACAAAGAAGCTGCGACGGTTGTACTTGTCCCATAATCAGCTCACAGAAATACCATCCAACCTTCCAAAATCATTGGCAGAGATCAGAATCCACGAcaacaaagttaaaaaagtacaaaaggaAGCATTTAAAGGCATTCATTCATTACATGTTTTAG AAATGAGTGCAAATCCACTGgaaagtgaaggaatagaacCTGGAGCATTTGATGGACTGACTGTGTTCCACATTAGGATTGCAGATGCCAAACTAACATCAATACCTAAAG ATTTACCAACATCAATCTATCAGCTCCACCTTGACCACAACAAAATTTCAGGAATTGAACTTGAGGATTTGTTACGATACAAAGAGCttcagag ACTTGGTTTaggacacaataaaataaaagatgttgaAAATGGAAGTTTTGCTAGCATACCAAATGTACGAGAAATTCACTTGGAGAACAACAAACTTAGGAGAGTGCCACCTGGGCTGGCAGATTTAAAATATCTACAG GTATTGTTTCTTCACTCCAATAATATTGGAAAAGTAGATGTGAATGATTTTTGCCCCACAGGACTCAAGTTGAAAAAGTCTCTGTACAGTGGTATAAGCCTTTTCAAGAATCCAGTAAAATACTGGGAGGTTCAACCAGCAACATTCCGCTGCACACTGGGAAGAAACAGTGTACATCTTGGAAATTTCCGAAAGTAG
- the LOC108714577 gene encoding osteomodulin, producing MDISIKLSIIALICLSRGLCQYEGYDYETDYDPEPNEPYHPPVQFTQNVDYSDPQIIYTNDCARECFCPPGLIMYCDNRKLKNIPKIPSRIQQLYLQFNDIEAVTMKSFINATSLKEINLSHNKIKSNKIEVGVFAKLRKLEQIFMHHNDLEEIPFDLPGSVERLSLAFNKIVRINDDDLQGLVKLTMLDLCNNHIDNVKSKTLNKLGRLMQLNMCNNKLHFMPASLPPSLMYLSIENNSISNIPDDYFTNLPNLLAVRMSHNNLEEIPTKMFNLPNLVELNLGHNKLQHVFFIPRSLQHLYIEDNELESLNMTIMCPKIDHSNTNRLTYLRVDQNKLKAPISTFAYLCFPNMQRIYYGEQKHAEGETPKVQEPMLTHPSVSEEEDEDEDDDDREGIAEYRHEEYGVEDNFNYYSY from the exons ATGGATATTAGTATCAAATTATCAATTATAGCCTTAATATGCTTATCAAGAGGACTTTGCCAGTATGAGGGCTACGACTATGAAACGGATTATGATCCAGAACCCAATGAACCATATCATCCACCAGTTCagttcacacaaaatgtagactATAGTGACCCACAAATAATTTACACAAATGACTGTGCTAGAGAATGCTTCTGTCCACCAGGCCTAATTATGTACTGTGACAATCGAAAGCTTAAGAATATTCCAAAAATTCCGTCCCGTATTCAACAGCTTTACCTACAGTTCAATGATATTGAAGCTGTGACTATGAAGTCTTTTATAAATGCTACTTCCTTGAAGGAAATTAATCTGAGTCATAACAAAATTAAATCAAACAAGATTGAAGTTGGTGTGTTTGCAAAGCTTCGAAAACTGGAGCAAATCTTTATGCATCACAATGATTTAGAGGAGATTCCATTTGATCTTCCCGGTTCTGTAGAGAGACTGTCCCTTGCCTTTAACAAGATTGTcagaataaatgatgatgatctgcAGGGACTAGTAAAGTTAACCATGCTTGATCTGTGCAATAACCACATTGATAATGTTAAATCAAAGACTTTGAACAAACTTGGGAGACTTATGCAACTAAACATGTGCAACAATAAATTGCATTTCATGCCTGCAAGTCTACCACCATCTCTCATGTATTTATCAATTGAGAACAATTCAATCTCCAACATCCCTGATGATTATTTTACAAATCTTCCAAATCTACTAGCAGTTCGTATGTCACACAACAACCTAGAGGAAATCCCTACAAAGATGTTTAACCTTCCTAATCTTGTGGAATTAAACCTGGGTCATAACAAGCTACAACACGTTTTCTTCATCCCAAGATCACTTCAGCACTTGTACATTGAGGACAATGAGTTGGAAA GTTTAAATATGACAATAATGTGTCCAAAAATTGATCACTCCAACACCAATCGCCTAACATACCTCCGTGTAGATCAAAACAAGTTAAAGGCTCCGATAAGCACTTTTGCTTACCTTTGTTTCCCAAACATGCAACGCATTTATTATGGTGAACAGAAACACGCTGAAGGTGAAACTCCAAAGGTACAGGAGCCTATGCTTACCCATCCCTCAGTGTCAGAAGAAGAGGATGAAGATGAAGATGACGATGACAGAGAAGGCATTGCTGAATATCGCCATGAAGAATATGGAGTAGAAGATAACTTTAATTATTACTCATATTGA